One part of the Solea solea chromosome 16, fSolSol10.1, whole genome shotgun sequence genome encodes these proteins:
- the LOC131475539 gene encoding IQ domain-containing protein K-like, with product MSRSKAKRGGAKKSLQQVCDENEPEESSPPRAEWTDRNSISAHTSVLEDDLFKEFDSLLSQPALAGVRKSDQKLPSSPKKFQHPVICFLERRLFPVLVPGLKAMLKEAEKKGCFKRKRTAFNPFDFLIHWLYNNNPQRHGQGPVKFHGIPFVKEWIMTHPRGPIPLFLRLSESQAALRIQAFWRGYRSRASPDMLALRQWQKELSENHDVPTTVQEFWAYREGRITDPSSSDGSTHKGSSITERSGDHSSSSQMNSEEEDSQTSSSGSADEESATTPVDNSPAAAKPDDDPQTEQSPS from the coding sequence ATGAGCAGAAGCAAGGCAAAGAGAGGTGGTGCCAAAAAATCACTGCAACAAGTCTGTGACGAGAATGAACCTGAAGAGTCCAGTCCTCCCAGGGCTGAGTGGACTGACAGAAACTCTATCAGTGCACACACCTCAGTCTTGGAAGATGATCTTTTCAAAGAGTTTGACTCACTTCTCTCCCAACCTGCTCTTGCTGGTGTCCGTAAGTCAGACCAGAAGCTTCCATCGTCACCTAAAAAATTCCAACATCCTGTCATATGTTTTTTGGAGAGAAGGCTTTTTCCAGTGTTGGTTCCCGGATTGAAGGCTATGTTGAAGGAAGCTGAGAAAAAGGGCTGTTTTAAGAGGAAAAGAACAGCATTTAACCCATTTGATTTTCTGATTCACTGGCTATACAATAATAACCCCCAGAGGCATGGACAGGGCCCAGTGAAGTTCCATGGCATTCCCTTCGTCAAAGAGTGGATCATGACACATCCCAGGGGTCCCATCCCTCTGTTTCTGCGGCTAAGTGAGAGTCAGGCTGCGCTGCGTATTCAGGCTTTCTGGAGGGGATACAGGAGCCGAGCTAGCCCAGATATGCTGGCACTGCGCCAGTGGCAAAAAGAACTGAGCGAGAACCATGACGTTCCCACAACTGTGCAGGAGTTCTGGGCTTACCGAGAAGGCAGAATAACAGATCCTAGTAGCTCTGATGGGTCCACCCACAAGGGTTCCTCAATTACTGAGAGATCCGGTGACCATAGCTCGTCTTCCCAGATGAactctgaggaggaggattcaCAGACCTCCAGCTCAGGCAGCGCAGACGAAGAATCTGCCACAACACCAGTGGATAATTCCCCAGCTGCAGCTAAGCCTGATGATGACCCTCAGACGGAACAGTCTCCTTCATAA